A single genomic interval of Sceloporus undulatus isolate JIND9_A2432 ecotype Alabama chromosome 2, SceUnd_v1.1, whole genome shotgun sequence harbors:
- the NXPH4 gene encoding neurexophilin-4, whose translation MSPPGVLKPGPYGTALKPHSLNPARIFSSEPSKAKLDPYSGAMTPWDWSKNQTAMEHFNQRAKRKPSMKAGRTKKIFGWGDFYFNIKTLKFSLLVTGKIVDHINGTFSVYFRHNSSSLGNVSVSIVPPTKVVEFDVLVPPIQTQHLHPQQSTLAEPKESKTFNCHVEYEKTNRARKNKPCLYDPSKICFTEHTQSHAAWLCAKPFKVICIFISFFSIDYKLVQKVCPDYNFQNENPYFG comes from the coding sequence ATGAGTCCCCCAGGCGTCTTGAAACCTGGGCCATATGGCACTGCTTTGAAACCTCACTCACTCAACCCTGCCCGGATATTTTCCAGTGAGCCATCCAAAGCTAAGCTGGATCCATACAGTGGTGCCATGACACCCTGGGACTGGAGTAAGAACCAGACAGCAATGGAACACTTCAACCAGCGGGCCAAAAGGAAGCCTTCCATGAAAGCAGGACGTACCAAGAAAATCTTTGGCTGGGGGGACTTCTATTTCAACATCAAGACCCTGAAGTTCAGCCTACTAGTGACAGGCAAGATCGTGGATCATATTAATGGTACCTTCAGTGTCTATTTCCGTCACAACTCCTCCAGTTTGGGCAATGTCTCAGTGAGCATTGTGCCACCAACTAAGGTTGTTGAGTTTGATGTTTTGGTCCCCCCTATCCAAACACAACACCTCCACCCCCAGCAGTCCACTTTAGCTGAGCCCAAGGAATCCAAGACCTTCAACTGCCATGTAGAGTATGAGAAGACCAACCGGGCACGCAAGAACAAGCCTTGCCTCTATGACCCCTCCAAGATCTGCTTCACTGAGCACACGCAGAGCCATGCTGCCTGGCTGTGTGCCAAGCCTTTTAAGGTCATTTGCATCTTCATCTCATTCTTCAGTATCGACTACAAGCTGGTCCAGAAAGTCTGTCCAGATTATAACTTCCAGAATGAGAATCCCTATTTTGGCTGA